From the Lycorma delicatula isolate Av1 chromosome 4, ASM4794821v1, whole genome shotgun sequence genome, the window gttttttttattatttgagctcgtaaaatttcttatatatttcttacagttataaaatttgtatttaattaacaatttttaggtAGTCTTAACTagagtacatttttatattaaaggttactattgaaagtatattttatattaaaatatacttttgacACAAATTTACCTTGTTGACTTAGTAACGGAAtgctaaattagtttttttaagcattattTCGTGAAAGGTATGTTAAGTTGAGAATTTTGTCTTCCGAGTTCCAAGTAGAGAGGAATTGTCTCTTACAGTTCAGAAAGAACATTTTGCTCCGgactttaagaaaataatgtatttattcaataatgggaaaatagcattttatttcattgtaattcatttttcatgGTCTCTGCCTGCATCACTAGGTGGCAAAACATTTATGAATTCATGATaaacatttatcataataaattatctGCCCTGAGGTGGTTCTTTGCACTATTTATGCTTCCATTCACTGTTTCCAACTAAACTTTTGAGATTATGATAACACACATTTCCTTTTAGATcatctgtaatttttaatctttccaaAATCACTTCTTTGCACATCTGCTAATCCTTATGGCTAtgttttaaatcttgttttgcTTTATAAACAAATGCATAATTTAATAGAGTTGTTGagctttaatgtttttattattttattacttacaggAAAACTCCACTAAATACtacatgaattattatattatcttctaTATATTTACTTCATAATCATGTATACATGTTAATGCACGTGATTAGTATCAACCTAATCAATCTTTGTATATTGTTGATGTACAAGTTAATTGTTAAAACTCTAAACccagtattagtttttattgtttatgtctATTCATAATGAACTATATTATCTTAAACAGTAAAGGTTTGTTTGGCTTAAAAGCACTTCTATTGAGGCATCCCTGAACAGGTTTGCTGATGACTTGACAGTCTTATTTATGGCCACTGAACGAGTGAAACAGGTGGTGATGAACACTGGGAATGAAGTCATTAATATTATCTTCTGCCAACAGATCAGGCTTCAGCTTTCACTGGACAACCCAAGTGGTTGTAGTCTCAGATCACAAGTTGACCCTAATTCCATTTTGGGTTGGTACCATGATGGTTCACCTTATCCCTGCAGTGAATTAACTTAGAGTATGGAAATATAAGAACATCACATTTCAGAGACTCATGGAAGAAGTGTCAGTCGAAGCCAAAAAAAAAGGGCTGCCATCAGTTTAATAATGACCTACATTGGAGGTTCCTGCACATAGAAGGAAGTCTTGTCTCAGGTGGTGCTCTTGAAAGTTTTGTACAGAGCACCAGTTTGGTCCATTGTGCTGAAGAGGTAGTGGGCCGTGCAATTTTAGCCAGGAATACGTGGAACATATAGTGTCTATGTATGATTGGTTCCTGCAGCATAGGAAAGCATGCAGGAGAGTATTTGATGTGCTTACTCCAAAGAACATGATTGGACTATAATGCAGACCAAACAATTGTGGCATGCATTCTCCACAATGTTGGTTAAGATAATCTGAACAAAGTTGGCCACCAAAGAAGTCCAGCAGTGAATAATTTCCTCTCATTCTTCCTTGGCACAGGTCCCCAAGGTAcaaggttgaatttaaaaaaaaaaaaaaaaaaattgcaagactGATGGATTAGAAGGATGCGGCCAGCAATGGAGGTGTGGATAGAGAAGACACATGGGATGCTTTATAATACCATAATGTGGGCCTGGCATCTCATGTAGAGCAGGAGGGATTGTAGTGATTAGATTTGCAAGGGAGAGTATCACACAACCATGGGATCAAGACTACATGGTGCCTGTAAAAGATTCCCCTCCAATAAAggattttaattactgtaataaatacatgctaattttaaaaagaattgatgCCTTTTTTTCTCATATCTGGAATTTTCCTGCATTCATAACATGTCCCACCTACATTATTCTGTTTAAGAAAAGcgttactataattaaatatattttttatttgtaattttttctctgcTAAATATACAATTTGTTCATGTTTTATATCTGTGATATGACGATGTAGGCTAACTTATTGAACTATTAGTCTTATACTGTATGTCATTGTTATGAtggcaaaaatttaatataaacatccACTGCTGACTGACAACATACACTCAGCAACATTTGGTCAAGCAGTTACTGtaaatttatgttcatttatcAATATATAACATCCCTATTACAGCAAGAATTAAATAGTggcagaaataattaatattctaattttattattaacctgttaatagtttatttaatttttattggtctaATATActgtgttacatttatttttatgtaattcattgtGTGCAGTAACTTCCTTCCACAAATAGAATTATTGTATGATGAATAACTAAAATCTATTAAGCaggtattttgtgttttaataaaacaatttaaaaattaaaacaacattaaacaGATGAAATGTACTTATTACATAACCTGTAACCCGATTAACACGAtctatgtaattttgttattttaggcTGTTGCTGATGAATGATACAAAacccaaagttttatttttagttcagtaatatattaatagttGACCATCCAGCATTCACAGAGTGGTCCATCCTGATTGGTGTCtgaattttataacaatgaaaattttgtataaaggttaaaactatatttttatgcaGCACCTGTTTGGGCAAACAGAATGAGGTATAAAAATTGCTACAATATTCTGTTGGACGTTCAGTGTCTCCTGTTACTTATTGTGGAGGTTATAGGACTACTTCACGTGAGGCAGTTCTAGTTATCGCAGGTGTTAAACTAATTGACATCCTTGAATCAGAACATCAGTTATGTTACACTGCGAAGAAGTCAGGTGAACTAATTGCGCAGTGTATTTGGGAAATAGAGGAGAAAGGTTTTGTATTTGGCAGGACAGGTGGGATGAGACGGCAGATGGACGGTGTACGCATGGCCTCTTTCCAGATGTAAGGGTTTTGGGAGTCGCCTCATGGATCTCCCCGAATCAGCATGTGACTCAGTTCCTTTCAGGGAATGGTGCATTTCGGGACAGGCTGGCTCAATTTGGCTTGACTGGCTCGGGTCAGTGTCCTCATTGCTTAGTAATAGATGATGCATATCATGTGCTGTATGTCTCCTCAAAATATGAGTTTAGGCGTGCAGAGGTGATCAGGGAGCGTGAGGGTATTTGTTCGAGTCTGGATCTGCAGGCTAACTGGAAAGTTAGAGATGAGCGGCACATCTTTTTAAGGTTTTTGGTGCTCAAAAGGCTTGCAGAGGGTGTTTAGTGTAGTATAGTAACCTGTTTCCAGAGACCCGTTGGATGCTTTTTCACCAGAGTAGGTGCATTTGGCTATAGCGCCCAGTTATTGTTTGGTATGTTTGCTAGttgatttatagttaatttaggATGCTTTGGTATGGTAGGCCAAAATTGCTATGTTATGAACAATTTTTGAGGGCGTGAGATTAGTATTTTGTTATagctcaatttgtaaatttttattgggtgtcggtttttttttttttttcagtttaggtgagtttgaaaaatatcttttgttagttgatgGATTTCAACactgatggaaattttttttgaggGATTTGCGTCTATGCCATTCTGATAGAGGATATACTAATGACTGAAGTATATAATCAGGTATTGAGGATGtagaagatgacctccagtaaagtccatcagggctgGGAATGGAGGGGGTGATGTGGCAactgggatcgtcacaaggtgggtgtcttctatGAGGCCGAAATGGATGATAGTTGGCAACACAAAAACCCACCCCACCGGGTTcgtctagtagtgaactcatcAGAAATCAACAGATTtcagtcaagagttctaaggttcaaatcctagattAAGGTTCTAAGGTTTtaaatactagattatggatactggtgttctttggtggctgggttacaattaaccacacatctcaggaatggtcaacctgagactctATAAGActgcatttacattcatagatatcatcttcattcatcctctgaagtaattccttacggtgTTTCCAgatgctaaacaaaaaaagaagagttaGCTACACAAATCCACACTTAACCTGACACTATGGGATTCAGAATTGAACATTATCAGCTATGTTGATATTAGCCGATAATGAAGCACACTTGcattcttttcctttctgtttatTCCTTTTATCCATGTTTTGCTACCATAAACTGCTactcttaacaaaaaatattttcatgaaagcTCTGCTTGTTTGTAGTCTGCATTACTTCATCCttcctttataatttttcccctaaacagaaaaattctgtAGTTTCTGGTATATTGTTTTCacctacattaatatttaatcctATCTATCATCTTTTCTGTCACATTTCAtcatctttgttttattataatttatttttatactggatTTCCCTCCTAGCAATAAATCTATACCATCCATACTCCATCTACATCTGCCCtttcttttcattcattttttgtttctgcCAAAATATCATCAGTTAATTTCAACGGTTTTATTCTTTTCTTCCTGAGTAGTcaccctttttaaattttcttttaattactgttttacttCTTTAGTATTCAAGTTAAAAAGCAGTGGATGTAGACTACCTCCTTGTCTCACTTCTTTCTGAATTAGAGCTTGCTTTTCTTCAATCCCTATTGTCACTGCTACTAGATTTTTTGTACAGGTTATACATTAGTCTTCTTTCCATATATTGAATCcaactttctttaaaatttttaaatgtttgtgacTTTTTATACTATCAAATGTCTTGTCCAGATCTGCAAATGATATATCTCtagatgctatttttttttttaagtccgccttctaaaattaatctgaagAATGACATCTCTCACATGACTTTTACTCTCAGGTAACTTACATAttgattttatcagtatttacttatatttccaacgataatatgataattttaaaaggtatttttgtGACCCATTTTCTGTTTCCAATGTTATTCTTTATGGCCGatgtgaaaacaaatttttaatctcaaaCTGATCCACATTTATAATAGACTTTTTTCatacttaagtaaaaatttgtagaattatgaatttatcagttaaatatcaatttaaattttatacaatcatttactttagtaggatttggtatcaattttgttaataaataaataagaattttattgtagtaatttgttCAGTTTACTGCTAGCCAGATTAATAGTTTCAAGTATGTTTTCTGTTTGTTAaactagttaaattatattttgttgttacttattattttattatacataaaacaaatctttttgaCAACAGAATTATGTGATTTGGacttctaaaagaaaatttccatCAGCTGTTTTGAGTTTATGTGGATTGAGTCCAGGTGCAGCAACTATTTTACGTAATCATTGCTCATAAAAAGAAGAGATTAGTGTTTGTTTTAAACagctttattgttattactgtataGCATACATTCGAGTATATCATTAGCATTAGTGTTAGGCAGgggtgtaatataatttatttttaaaatcattattataggCAATTATTTCTCAtataaattagtagaaaataatcaagtgtttaaaaataaaattagttgagCAACagaatgaatgtaaataattatttttgaatctacttgaaaataattttttttagaataaatacatttgaattttaatcATTGATAGAAAATATAGAATAGAATGAATTCAATGTAATTAGTATGATAAGGAATGCAGCAGAGGTAAAACGTGACTAGAACTGTACACTGATCTTATATTCAAgagcatattatatatatatatatattttgttatatttacttttcattgtatttcagtttttcaaattaaacctgaaataaaaaagtttttgtttcaaatataattttaattaattacttctttaaatCTTTTACAGGTTCCTGTAATTTTTATACTTGATAGAATGGCTCAAGTGAAGGAAGAATATGAGCAGTTGAAGTGTGAAATTCTTGAACTGGAGGAACTAGAAAGAACTGTTCATCAGAGTTTGATGGTGAAAGCGATGAATGTTCAGCACAGAATGATTGCTCTTCACACAAAAATCAAACCACATGATCAATATGGTCTTCATTAgatttagttacaaaatttaacttaaaattgtttgttttgttgttcaattctacaatttttgaaattgcaCAAAATTTTGTACTGCTCTTTAgcactatatttattatttatgttttcaaacaaaattacgcACAAAATAGATGCTGCTTGctgttttttaagtataaaaaaaaattaaaataggattaagttttattcacaattttttttttgtgatgtaatttgtataaaaatcttttaaactacAAGTATTAACAGTGTCTTTGAATTGAGATTAAAAGAACAAAGATACTTTCAATATAAGTAGGAAAAATCTTCTATACGTGTTTTTTATATACTagttaatattgcataattaaccTCTTgatgtgatattattattaaaattgttcttgTATGGggtatttttactgaataataacTTAGATGTTGGATCTAATATTGCTGTGTTTATGCATTTGAGGGGTGTGCATCTGAGACTTGTAATTTCTTGTCattaaaatactagaaaaagtaatatttcaatgtttccgcacaatttatttattatcctatTATCTTTAATACAGGGAATTACTGATCTGacttaaaaatggattttttttacccatttttgGATAATTAGTTAGCTCACTTTGACGCAATtggaatcattaaatttaaatatactttttaaaatattttatatttctgttatcagTCTTGCTGTGAgtgaaacttctgttttaataatAGCATAAACTCCCATTTTATTGTTATGATTGTTATAACtttaatcttcttctttttttgtttccgaTGGACATACTTTACACTTTCATTGATTTAAGGTTAGAAAATGATCACCtttgtatcataattttatattttatggttacgttaatgttaatattgaatCCCAGTTAATTTGTTATTGAATGATAATTATTTGcagttattgaagaaaaaatgaaaattctatcaTTATATCGCATGGTATAATCGGTAGCTAAATTTTTAAGATTCTAAATCAGCTACCCTGCTCAATTAagtacagttaatttttaatattttatattaacatgttAGCAAAGCATGAATAAAAAAGAGTGTCAAAGTTTAAAGTTACTGTGTGTCTGTAATGAAAAACAGGCAGGTTTACATTTGTCAATTTTAAGTAGTAACATCTGCTATAGATTTAAGCCATTATCATACATTTATAAGTTGATAGAGTTGAATAATGAAAAACTTGCAGGATAGTCAGATTAAACTGCGCCTAATGCGTAAaggaatgtttatttttccatttaactcTGTGCTTGTGTAATCTCTTAGGTATGCTCAGCTAactttttattcttcataaacTTGCATTAACATgtcatgaataaatttaattgtgtttcttataaaaaatggataacaTAACAAAGTAAATATCTTTTGACTGTCTTGGTGTCAGAAGTGTT encodes:
- the LOC142322881 gene encoding uncharacterized protein LOC142322881; the protein is MSVEDAVTYLENAVKTANSELDYISRELDKFDIEVLRRNIKVPVIFILDRMAQVKEEYEQLKCEILELEELERTVHQSLMVKAMNVQHRMIALHTKIKPHDQYGLH